The following coding sequences lie in one Acidimicrobiales bacterium genomic window:
- a CDS encoding SURF1 family protein, producing MRPAWIASHVLVAALLVATTNLGFWQLRRLDARQDYNARVVARADEPVVALATAFGALTEGRPPEDLRHVRVTVSGTWDVASEVYLANRSRDGVPGVHVVTLLRIEGARPSVGVAVDRGFVPRVHYLKGDRSAWAPARGEVEVVGSLEVGRIGERGHGSEVDRIDLEALSDRWGIPVASMWIRAAANGSAGWPASTPAEDLGDGPHLSYAVQWFVFTLIGLGGYPLVLYRLARRDPGVA from the coding sequence TTGAGGCCGGCATGGATCGCCTCGCACGTGCTGGTAGCCGCCCTGCTAGTGGCCACCACCAACCTGGGCTTCTGGCAACTCCGTCGCCTGGATGCACGACAGGACTACAACGCCAGGGTGGTTGCCCGGGCCGACGAGCCCGTGGTGGCCTTGGCCACGGCGTTCGGGGCCCTGACGGAGGGCAGACCGCCGGAGGACCTCCGCCATGTGCGGGTCACGGTGTCCGGCACGTGGGACGTCGCTTCGGAGGTCTATCTGGCCAACCGCTCCCGAGACGGGGTCCCCGGGGTCCACGTGGTGACCCTGCTGCGGATCGAGGGCGCCCGTCCCAGCGTGGGGGTGGCCGTCGACCGGGGGTTTGTCCCCCGGGTCCACTACCTGAAGGGGGACCGGTCGGCCTGGGCGCCTGCCAGAGGAGAGGTCGAGGTGGTAGGCAGCCTGGAGGTCGGCCGGATAGGCGAGCGGGGCCACGGATCCGAGGTGGACCGCATCGACCTGGAGGCTTTGTCGGACCGGTGGGGAATCCCCGTGGCGTCGATGTGGATCCGGGCTGCCGCCAACGGGTCGGCGGGTTGGCCGGCCTCCACGCCGGCGGAGGACTTGGGCGACGGGCCCCACCTCTCCTACGCCGTCCAGTGGTTTGTATTCACCCTCATCGGCTTGGGCGGCTATCCCCTGGTCCTCTACCGGCTGGCCCGCCGGGACCCGGGGGTAGCGTGA
- the dapA gene encoding 4-hydroxy-tetrahydrodipicolinate synthase has translation MEPRFGRVITAMITPFAANGSLDLDGAVELARWLVEQGNDGLVLAGTTGESPTLTHDEQIALVEAVVGAVDCHVIAGAGSNDTAAAVELTERCTAAGADAILTVTPYYNRPSQLGLFHHFRAVAETTTLPVMLYDIPIRSGRKIDTATILRLADEVQNVVAVKDAAGDVSETARLVAAVPEGFEVYSGEDALTLSLLAVGAVGVVSVASHWATPETVAMVDAFFSGDVAGATAANQRLIPSWEFESGDLNPNPIPTKAMMKVLGLPGGDCRAPMGPEPDELQDLARRILVGLGRG, from the coding sequence ATGGAGCCGAGGTTCGGTCGGGTGATCACCGCCATGATCACTCCGTTTGCCGCCAACGGGTCGTTGGATCTGGACGGGGCGGTGGAGTTGGCCCGCTGGCTGGTGGAGCAGGGCAACGACGGTCTGGTGCTGGCCGGGACGACCGGCGAGTCGCCGACCCTGACCCACGACGAGCAGATCGCCCTGGTGGAAGCGGTGGTCGGTGCTGTGGATTGTCACGTCATCGCCGGTGCTGGAAGCAACGACACGGCTGCTGCCGTAGAGCTGACCGAGCGGTGCACGGCCGCTGGGGCCGACGCCATCCTCACTGTCACCCCGTACTACAACCGTCCGTCGCAGCTCGGGCTGTTCCACCACTTCCGGGCAGTAGCCGAGACCACCACGCTGCCGGTGATGCTCTACGACATCCCGATCCGGTCGGGTCGCAAGATCGACACGGCCACCATCCTCCGCCTGGCCGACGAGGTCCAGAATGTGGTGGCCGTGAAGGATGCGGCGGGCGACGTGAGCGAGACGGCCCGCTTGGTGGCCGCCGTCCCCGAAGGTTTCGAGGTCTACAGCGGAGAGGACGCCCTGACCTTGTCGCTGCTGGCTGTGGGGGCGGTCGGCGTGGTTAGCGTGGCGTCTCACTGGGCGACCCCGGAGACGGTGGCCATGGTGGACGCCTTCTTCTCCGGCGACGTGGCGGGCGCTACGGCGGCCAACCAGCGCCTGATCCCCTCCTGGGAGTTCGAGTCGGGCGACCTCAATCCCAACCCGATCCCCACCAAGGCCATGATGAAGGTGCTGGGCCTGCCCGGAGGCGACTGCCGCGCACCCATGGGGCCAGAGCCCGACGAACTTCAGGACCTGGCCCGACGGATCCTTGTCGGGCTCGGCCGCGGCTGA
- a CDS encoding ribonuclease J: protein MAPPVHLTFLGGLGEIGRNCAALESEGRIVLLDCGQLFPDDLPGVDAVLPDFTWLLERADRIEGCVVTHAHEDHIGGLPYLLRSLAGEGVSMPIYGAPFTLGMVRGKLKSAGLPLPDLVELGDHARLPIGPFDCEFLPVTHSTPSGLMTVFGTSQGRILHSSDFKLDPTPIDGRVTDLGRLRELADGDGIRLLLADSTNAGIAGSSTSEATIGPVLRQVFADHEGRRIIVGAFSSHIHRIQQVVDAAAETGRTVVVLGPSMVRNVTLARELGLLRISDRMLATDEQLEDLDPATTCVVCTGSQGEPRAALKRMADGSHRFLNVGDQDTVVFSSHPIPGNEAAVSRLHNALARRGVQLVHSGQLGVHTTGHGKADELLALHEAADPDLFIPVHGEYAHLVAHHDLALGRGMPEGQVMRCTDGDRVSLNDAGLVRAGRVSDEYVMVDESGRQVSETLVEERRAMSGEGFVFVRVVVDGRKGRLVGNPVVESRGWVEPDDRDTWHRDVAEAVTEAVASAVGDGQREPRELERLTRRATGRLVSRRTGRRPALVPTVEVR from the coding sequence ATGGCCCCTCCCGTACACCTAACGTTTCTCGGCGGGCTGGGCGAGATCGGTCGTAACTGTGCTGCCCTGGAGTCCGAGGGACGCATCGTGTTGCTGGACTGCGGGCAGTTGTTCCCCGACGATCTTCCCGGGGTCGACGCGGTGCTCCCAGACTTCACCTGGCTGCTGGAGCGGGCCGACCGGATCGAGGGCTGTGTGGTCACTCACGCCCACGAGGACCACATCGGAGGACTTCCCTACCTGCTGCGGTCCTTGGCAGGCGAGGGTGTCTCGATGCCGATCTATGGCGCGCCGTTCACGCTGGGAATGGTGCGGGGCAAGCTGAAGTCGGCCGGCCTGCCCCTGCCCGACCTGGTGGAACTGGGAGACCATGCCCGCCTGCCCATCGGCCCGTTCGACTGCGAGTTCCTGCCCGTCACGCACTCCACGCCGAGTGGCCTGATGACCGTCTTTGGGACGTCGCAGGGCCGCATCCTCCATTCCAGCGATTTCAAGTTGGACCCGACCCCCATCGACGGTCGGGTGACCGACCTGGGTCGCCTGAGGGAGCTGGCCGACGGCGACGGGATCCGCCTCCTGCTGGCCGACTCGACCAACGCGGGGATTGCCGGTTCCTCGACCTCGGAGGCCACGATCGGTCCGGTGCTACGTCAGGTTTTCGCCGACCACGAGGGTCGCCGGATCATCGTTGGAGCCTTTTCCAGTCACATCCACCGGATCCAGCAGGTGGTTGACGCGGCGGCAGAAACGGGGCGGACGGTGGTGGTGTTGGGCCCGTCGATGGTGCGCAACGTCACCTTGGCCCGGGAGCTTGGCCTGTTGCGGATCTCGGACCGGATGCTGGCCACCGATGAGCAGTTGGAGGACCTGGATCCGGCCACCACGTGCGTGGTGTGCACCGGCTCACAGGGTGAGCCCCGGGCCGCCCTGAAGCGCATGGCCGACGGCAGCCACCGATTCCTTAACGTGGGCGACCAGGACACCGTGGTCTTCTCCTCGCATCCCATTCCCGGTAACGAGGCCGCCGTGTCCCGCCTCCACAACGCACTGGCCCGCCGGGGTGTCCAGCTGGTGCACAGCGGCCAGCTGGGCGTGCACACCACCGGGCACGGCAAGGCCGACGAGCTGTTGGCACTCCACGAGGCTGCCGACCCGGACCTGTTCATCCCGGTGCACGGGGAGTACGCCCACCTGGTCGCCCACCACGACCTGGCCCTCGGGCGGGGGATGCCGGAGGGCCAGGTGATGCGCTGCACGGACGGCGATCGGGTCTCGTTGAACGACGCGGGGCTGGTCCGGGCCGGCCGGGTTTCCGACGAGTACGTGATGGTCGACGAGTCTGGTCGCCAGGTGTCCGAGACGCTGGTCGAGGAGAGGCGGGCCATGTCGGGCGAGGGATTCGTGTTCGTCCGGGTAGTGGTGGACGGTCGCAAGGGTCGGTTGGTGGGTAATCCGGTGGTCGAGAGTCGGGGCTGGGTGGAGCCAGACGACCGGGACACCTGGCACCGCGACGTGGCCGAAGCGGTGACCGAGGCGGTCGCCTCGGCCGTCGGGGACGGCCAGCGTGAGCCCCGGGAACTGGAGCGCCTGACCCGCCGGGCCACCGGTCGCCTGGTCTCCAGGCGGACCGGTCGCCGTCCAGCCCTCGTTCCCACCGTTGAGGTCCGCTGA
- the dapB gene encoding 4-hydroxy-tetrahydrodipicolinate reductase: MSGDPIRVGVLGAAGRMGRMVAGAVTAAEGMVLAAAADPSAPGSEVSGVTLVADVGDLLNAGVDVVVDFTVAEASRTNLPVLAAAGVHVVVGTSGLGDDDLDNLRAAFTSSNCLVAPNFAIGAVLMMRFAEMAAPWFETAEIVEVHHDGKVDAPSGTATATAERMAAASSDWAPDPTTREAVAGARGGVGPADIRIHSLRMRGAVADQEVILGTTGQTLTIRHDTTDRSSFMPGVVLAIGRIAEVPGVTVGLDALLGL, from the coding sequence ATGTCCGGAGATCCGATCCGTGTCGGTGTGCTTGGGGCCGCCGGCCGCATGGGCCGTATGGTGGCCGGAGCGGTCACGGCCGCCGAGGGGATGGTCCTGGCCGCCGCAGCCGACCCGTCGGCTCCCGGGTCGGAGGTCTCCGGAGTGACCTTGGTGGCCGACGTAGGGGACCTGCTCAACGCCGGTGTCGACGTGGTCGTGGACTTCACGGTGGCCGAGGCCAGCCGGACCAACCTGCCGGTCCTGGCCGCGGCCGGGGTACACGTCGTCGTCGGCACCAGTGGCCTGGGTGACGACGACCTGGACAACCTTCGGGCTGCCTTCACGTCCAGCAACTGCCTGGTGGCTCCCAACTTCGCCATCGGTGCCGTTCTCATGATGCGCTTCGCCGAGATGGCAGCGCCGTGGTTCGAGACGGCCGAGATCGTGGAGGTCCATCACGACGGCAAGGTCGACGCCCCGTCGGGCACTGCGACGGCCACCGCCGAACGCATGGCGGCCGCCTCCTCGGACTGGGCACCCGATCCGACCACCCGGGAGGCGGTGGCCGGGGCCCGGGGTGGGGTAGGACCGGCGGACATCCGCATCCATTCGCTGCGCATGAGGGGCGCCGTGGCCGACCAGGAGGTCATCCTGGGGACTACCGGCCAGACCCTGACCATCCGGCACGACACCACCGACCGCAGTTCGTTCATGCCCGGGGTGGTGCTGGCCATAGGCCGGATCGCCGAGGTGCCCGGCGTGACCGTGGGCCTCGACGCGCTGCTCGGCCTCTAA
- a CDS encoding DNA translocase FtsK translates to MASRFARPGPTGKSADGKGKNRSRDTSTSTAGREVEASVPLLRRMARAAFGGRGDEVLGLLLVVGGLLTGLSVYLERAGVVGRVVDSGLGWSVGTTRVVLPVAMVATGLAMFRERSELGEISKRLPVGLVMAVLSVTGLLHITRGRPGLDDGADGLGESGGLIGLAVGGGLEAGVATWGAVLILSGIGLVAAAVITRTTARQAARGAARGAAFTARHAARGAAGGLRPALRGLRNWLQGLLTPPGGDHAPVSTPEPAPAPVTPPPEPPAATPTPPRSRKRRTKVVPPEAGEQLTIELGAAVADSPWRLPPLEYLARQETHDVDAKAVEERGHRLQEALAAHGVETRLVEMTVGPTVTRYALQLGEGVKVSRVTSLNKDIAYALAAADVRILAPIPGQQAIGIEVPNEDREVVALGDILASPEAAKARHPLEAAIGRDISGRSVMLNLATMPHLLIAGATGAGKSSCINSFITSILMRSTPDQVRMILVDPKRVEMGQYEGVPHLLTAPVTDPKKAANALHWAVREMERRYDLLSTCGFRDISGYNAAFDRGDLRAPLGMAEEDGEPVSYQRLPFILVVVDELSDLMMVAARDVEDSICRLAQMARAVGIHLVVATQRPSVNVITGVIKANIPARLAFAVSSLADSRVILDQQGAERLVGWGDMLLLGPSSSVAQRIQGAWVDEHEVRQVVEFWTAQARTAADADEAEVEAHDPTGPVDKTASVGTAPDITEDSTRPATAGTSDDDELFEEARRLVVSSQLGSTSMLQRKLRVGFARAGRLMDLLEEAGVVGPSTGSKAREVLIVADGLENLTEQGL, encoded by the coding sequence ATGGCTTCCCGTTTCGCGCGCCCCGGCCCGACCGGAAAATCCGCTGATGGCAAGGGAAAAAACCGGTCACGCGACACTTCGACGAGCACTGCCGGCCGGGAAGTTGAGGCTTCCGTCCCGTTGCTGCGACGCATGGCCCGGGCGGCCTTCGGCGGTCGGGGAGACGAGGTCCTCGGTCTCCTACTGGTCGTCGGCGGCCTACTGACCGGCCTCTCGGTCTACCTCGAGCGTGCCGGTGTCGTCGGTCGGGTCGTGGACTCCGGCCTGGGCTGGTCGGTCGGGACCACACGGGTGGTCCTGCCGGTAGCCATGGTGGCGACCGGCCTGGCCATGTTCCGGGAACGCAGCGAGCTGGGCGAGATCTCCAAACGCCTTCCAGTGGGCCTGGTAATGGCCGTGCTGAGTGTGACCGGCCTGCTGCACATCACCAGGGGCCGCCCCGGGCTGGACGACGGCGCCGACGGGCTCGGCGAGTCCGGAGGCCTGATCGGCCTAGCGGTGGGCGGCGGCCTGGAGGCCGGCGTGGCTACCTGGGGTGCCGTGCTCATCCTGTCCGGTATCGGGTTGGTGGCCGCCGCCGTGATCACACGGACCACGGCACGGCAGGCAGCCCGAGGAGCGGCCCGGGGGGCGGCTTTCACCGCCCGCCACGCGGCTCGCGGTGCCGCGGGAGGGTTACGGCCTGCCCTACGGGGCCTGCGCAACTGGCTCCAGGGCCTCCTCACCCCACCGGGAGGCGACCACGCCCCTGTGTCGACCCCCGAGCCGGCCCCCGCACCCGTGACGCCGCCCCCCGAGCCTCCGGCCGCCACGCCGACACCGCCTCGGTCGCGCAAGCGCCGGACAAAGGTGGTGCCACCGGAGGCCGGCGAACAGCTCACCATCGAGCTGGGGGCTGCGGTGGCCGACTCGCCCTGGCGCCTGCCGCCCCTGGAGTACCTGGCCCGCCAGGAGACCCACGACGTCGACGCCAAGGCAGTGGAGGAGCGAGGCCATCGCCTCCAGGAGGCGTTAGCCGCCCACGGGGTCGAGACCCGCTTGGTCGAGATGACCGTAGGCCCGACCGTTACCCGCTACGCCCTCCAGTTGGGCGAAGGGGTCAAGGTCTCCAGGGTCACCAGCCTCAACAAGGACATCGCCTACGCCCTGGCCGCCGCCGACGTCCGGATCCTTGCCCCCATCCCCGGCCAGCAGGCCATCGGCATCGAGGTCCCCAACGAGGACCGCGAGGTGGTGGCCCTGGGCGACATCCTCGCCTCGCCCGAAGCGGCCAAGGCCCGGCATCCGCTAGAGGCGGCCATTGGCCGCGACATCAGCGGACGCTCGGTGATGCTGAACCTGGCCACCATGCCCCATCTCCTGATCGCCGGGGCTACGGGGGCTGGCAAGTCATCGTGCATCAACTCGTTCATCACCTCGATCCTGATGCGCTCAACACCCGACCAGGTGCGGATGATCCTCGTAGATCCCAAGCGGGTCGAGATGGGCCAGTACGAGGGTGTGCCACACCTCCTAACTGCTCCAGTGACCGACCCCAAGAAGGCGGCCAACGCCCTGCACTGGGCCGTCCGGGAGATGGAGCGCCGCTACGACCTCCTGTCCACCTGCGGGTTCCGTGACATCAGCGGTTACAACGCGGCGTTCGACCGGGGCGACCTGCGGGCACCGCTGGGCATGGCCGAGGAGGACGGCGAGCCGGTCTCGTACCAGCGTCTGCCGTTCATCCTCGTGGTGGTCGACGAGCTCTCCGACCTCATGATGGTGGCCGCCCGCGACGTGGAGGACTCCATCTGCCGCCTGGCCCAGATGGCCAGGGCCGTGGGCATCCACTTGGTGGTGGCTACCCAGCGTCCGTCGGTCAACGTCATCACCGGCGTCATCAAGGCCAACATCCCGGCCCGCCTGGCCTTCGCTGTGTCCAGCCTGGCCGACAGCCGGGTCATCCTCGACCAGCAGGGCGCCGAACGCCTGGTGGGATGGGGCGACATGCTTCTACTCGGCCCGAGCTCCAGCGTGGCCCAGCGCATCCAGGGTGCGTGGGTGGACGAGCACGAGGTCCGCCAGGTCGTGGAGTTCTGGACGGCTCAGGCCCGGACGGCGGCTGACGCCGATGAGGCCGAGGTCGAGGCCCACGATCCGACCGGTCCGGTCGACAAGACCGCCAGTGTCGGGACGGCGCCCGACATCACCGAGGACTCGACCCGACCGGCCACCGCCGGCACCTCGGACGACGACGAACTGTTCGAGGAGGCCCGGCGGCTGGTGGTGTCCAGCCAGCTGGGCTCCACCTCGATGCTGCAGCGCAAGCTGCGGGTGGGCTTCGCCCGGGCGGGCCGGCTGATGGACCTACTGGAGGAGGCCGGGGTGGTGGGCCCGTCGACTGGTTCCAAGGCCCGCGAGGTTCTCATCGTGGCCGACGGGCTCGAGAACCTCACCGAACAGGGCCTCTAG
- a CDS encoding polyribonucleotide nucleotidyltransferase, with product MTEATTVSCTFSGTDKTMSFETGRMAGLAGGAVLAQIGRSTVLVTATGAKSPRPGADFFPLTVDIEERMYAAGKIPGSFFRREGRAPESAILTCRLIDRPLRPMFPDGFRNEVHIVGTVVGADMENPHDVLALNGASAALMLSGIPFDGPVGAVRIAWTAAGEWIPHPTYEEGSESAFEMVVAGRLLDDGDVAVMMVEAGGTEATCDVYEAGAPKVDEAVLADGLEFSKQFIREVIELQKELVAAVGAPEIMAYEVTSDYTPEVLAAVEAASAERIAETQTIADKAERGAAESALKAELLDELLPQFADVDNADRHIAGAIRAVTKEAVRSRIVTEGVRIDGRGTGDLRPVSSEVAVIPTAHGSGLFQRGETQVLNFTTLGTGRMDQMIDGIDPVDRKRFMHHYNFPPFSTGETGFMRGPKRREIGHGALAERALFPIIPSFEEFPYTLRLVSEVLASNGSSSMGSVCSSSLSMMDAGVPIKAPVAGIAMGLIFKDGEYVTLTDILGAEDAFGDMDFKVAGTAEFVTALQLDTKIDGIPADVLANALNQAKEARLAILGVMAEAIPGPRDDVGENAPKIEAFEIPVEKIGEVIGPKGKMINTIQAETGADISVDDDGMVGIVSIASPDRDKVAEAKRQVMLIVDPPTAEVGAVYEGRVVNITKFGAFVSILPGRDGLVHISKLGGGKRIDKVEDVLELGQPLTVVVEDVDPNGKISLKPAGDAPSKPAAKAPKKAEEAPDDDVPEVDDVADEVVDDSDDDDVIDDGPIEASFEDAFKNELEAVHGDLGVAVPAGRGRGGGGGGGGRRRRGR from the coding sequence ATGACTGAAGCAACCACGGTTTCCTGCACATTCAGCGGGACCGACAAGACAATGTCGTTCGAGACAGGTCGTATGGCCGGTCTCGCCGGCGGAGCCGTCCTGGCTCAGATCGGCCGTTCCACGGTCCTGGTGACCGCCACCGGAGCGAAGTCCCCCCGACCGGGTGCGGACTTCTTCCCACTCACGGTCGACATCGAGGAGCGGATGTACGCCGCCGGCAAGATCCCCGGCTCGTTCTTCCGTCGTGAAGGTAGGGCGCCGGAATCGGCGATCCTGACCTGTCGCCTCATCGATCGTCCGCTACGGCCAATGTTCCCGGACGGCTTTCGTAACGAGGTCCACATCGTGGGCACCGTCGTTGGTGCCGACATGGAGAACCCCCACGACGTGCTGGCCCTGAACGGCGCCTCGGCGGCCCTGATGCTGTCCGGCATCCCGTTCGACGGCCCGGTCGGTGCGGTGCGCATCGCCTGGACCGCGGCCGGCGAGTGGATTCCGCATCCCACCTACGAGGAGGGCAGCGAGTCGGCCTTCGAGATGGTCGTGGCCGGTCGTCTGCTGGACGACGGCGACGTCGCGGTGATGATGGTCGAGGCTGGTGGCACCGAGGCCACCTGCGACGTCTACGAGGCCGGTGCCCCGAAGGTCGACGAGGCTGTTCTGGCCGACGGCCTGGAGTTCTCCAAGCAGTTCATCCGCGAGGTCATCGAGCTCCAGAAGGAGCTCGTGGCCGCCGTGGGAGCGCCGGAGATCATGGCCTACGAGGTCACGAGCGACTACACCCCCGAGGTGCTCGCTGCGGTCGAGGCTGCCAGCGCCGAGCGCATCGCCGAGACCCAGACCATTGCCGACAAGGCCGAGCGTGGTGCCGCCGAGTCGGCACTCAAGGCCGAGCTCCTCGACGAGCTGCTTCCGCAGTTTGCTGACGTGGACAATGCCGATCGCCACATCGCCGGTGCCATCCGTGCGGTCACCAAGGAGGCCGTGCGATCCCGCATCGTCACCGAGGGCGTCCGCATCGACGGGCGTGGCACGGGCGACCTCAGGCCTGTGTCGTCGGAGGTGGCGGTCATCCCCACGGCGCACGGTTCGGGCCTCTTCCAGAGGGGCGAGACCCAGGTGCTGAACTTCACCACCCTGGGTACTGGGCGCATGGACCAGATGATCGACGGCATCGACCCGGTCGACCGCAAGCGGTTCATGCACCACTACAACTTCCCGCCCTTCTCGACCGGTGAGACAGGCTTCATGCGGGGTCCGAAGCGTCGTGAGATCGGCCACGGTGCGCTCGCAGAGCGGGCCCTGTTCCCGATCATCCCGAGCTTCGAGGAGTTCCCCTACACCCTGCGCCTGGTGTCGGAGGTCCTTGCGTCCAACGGCTCGAGTTCCATGGGTTCGGTGTGCTCCTCCAGCCTTTCGATGATGGACGCCGGTGTGCCGATCAAGGCCCCGGTGGCCGGCATCGCCATGGGCCTCATCTTCAAGGACGGCGAGTACGTCACCCTCACCGACATCCTCGGTGCGGAGGACGCCTTCGGTGACATGGACTTCAAGGTGGCCGGTACGGCGGAGTTCGTCACCGCACTCCAGTTGGATACCAAGATCGACGGCATTCCCGCCGACGTCCTGGCCAACGCCCTGAACCAGGCCAAGGAAGCCCGACTGGCGATCCTTGGAGTCATGGCTGAGGCGATTCCCGGACCGCGCGACGACGTCGGCGAGAACGCGCCGAAGATCGAGGCGTTCGAGATCCCGGTGGAGAAGATCGGTGAGGTCATCGGTCCGAAGGGCAAGATGATCAACACCATCCAGGCCGAGACCGGAGCCGACATCAGTGTCGACGACGACGGCATGGTGGGCATCGTGTCTATCGCCTCGCCGGACCGCGACAAGGTCGCCGAGGCCAAGCGCCAGGTCATGCTGATTGTGGATCCGCCCACCGCCGAGGTGGGTGCTGTCTACGAAGGCCGGGTGGTGAACATCACCAAGTTCGGTGCCTTCGTCAGCATCCTTCCCGGCCGTGATGGACTGGTCCACATCTCCAAGCTCGGTGGCGGCAAGCGCATCGACAAGGTGGAAGACGTGCTGGAACTGGGCCAGCCGTTGACGGTCGTGGTCGAAGACGTCGACCCGAACGGCAAGATCTCCCTGAAGCCGGCCGGCGATGCACCATCCAAGCCGGCTGCCAAGGCCCCGAAGAAGGCGGAAGAGGCTCCGGACGACGACGTTCCTGAGGTCGACGACGTAGCCGACGAGGTGGTCGACGATTCGGATGATGACGACGTAATCGACGACGGTCCCATCGAGGCCAGCTTCGAGGACGCCTTCAAGAACGAGCTCGAAGCGGTCCACGGGGACCTAGGGGTGGCCGTTCCCGCTGGTCGCGGTCGCGGTGGCGGTGGCGGTGGCGGTGGTCGCCGTCGGCGGGGTCGCTGA
- a CDS encoding insulinase family protein — MSERMPDARSVSVGVWVGVGGRDEDPAVSGASHFLEHLLFKGTDRRTARAIAEMVDATGGEMNAFTSKEYTAYYARVPAGDQELATALLADVIGEPALRAADVETERQVILEELHLQADDPDDVVFELLYEALFPGHPLGREVLGSEDSVATIARHDLVEFHDHWYRAPNLVVAAAGAVDHHALVEQVGEAFASRTDGMTPVRAGPSEEPVEARRITRPTEAAHVAWGWRGLRRDDRRRHALALGIHVLGGGLSSRLFQTVREEKGLAYNVFASPAGYEDAGVVSVYAGTAPERADELQRVVADQVAEVAAHGITAEEMDIARDGFEGSILLGLEDSGSRMSRLGTSQSLLGRVVPLDEYVDTLRAVTLDDVNAVLNEVLSPEAVVALVGPTA, encoded by the coding sequence GTGTCCGAACGGATGCCGGATGCCCGCTCGGTCTCGGTCGGCGTATGGGTGGGCGTCGGAGGTCGGGACGAGGATCCGGCGGTGTCCGGCGCCTCGCACTTCCTTGAGCACCTGTTGTTCAAGGGAACCGACCGGCGGACGGCCCGGGCCATCGCCGAGATGGTGGACGCCACGGGCGGCGAGATGAATGCCTTCACGTCCAAGGAGTACACGGCGTACTACGCCCGAGTCCCGGCAGGTGACCAGGAGTTGGCCACCGCTCTGCTAGCCGACGTCATCGGCGAGCCTGCCTTGCGGGCCGCCGACGTCGAGACTGAGCGGCAGGTCATCCTGGAGGAACTCCACCTCCAGGCCGACGATCCTGACGACGTGGTGTTCGAGCTCCTCTACGAGGCACTGTTCCCCGGCCACCCGTTGGGCCGCGAGGTGCTGGGGTCCGAGGACTCGGTGGCCACCATCGCCCGCCACGACCTGGTCGAGTTCCACGACCACTGGTATCGGGCGCCCAACCTCGTGGTGGCTGCGGCTGGGGCCGTCGACCACCACGCCCTAGTGGAGCAGGTGGGCGAGGCCTTCGCCTCCCGAACGGACGGTATGACGCCTGTCCGTGCCGGACCGTCGGAGGAACCGGTTGAGGCCCGACGGATCACCCGACCCACCGAGGCAGCCCACGTGGCCTGGGGATGGCGCGGCCTGCGACGCGACGACCGTCGACGCCACGCCCTGGCCCTTGGGATCCACGTATTGGGCGGGGGGCTGTCCAGCCGTCTCTTTCAGACTGTGCGCGAGGAGAAGGGGTTGGCCTACAACGTCTTCGCCTCGCCGGCCGGTTACGAGGACGCCGGCGTGGTGTCGGTTTACGCCGGTACGGCCCCCGAGCGAGCCGATGAACTCCAGCGGGTAGTGGCCGACCAGGTGGCCGAGGTGGCCGCCCATGGGATCACAGCCGAGGAGATGGACATCGCCCGCGACGGGTTTGAGGGGTCAATTCTGCTGGGCCTGGAAGACTCCGGGAGCCGGATGTCCCGGCTGGGCACCAGCCAGAGCCTCCTAGGCCGCGTGGTCCCCTTAGACGAGTACGTCGACACCCTGCGGGCCGTCACTCTGGACGATGTCAACGCCGTGCTGAACGAGGTGCTGTCTCCCGAGGCGGTCGTGGCCCTGGTGGGACCGACCGCCTGA